Proteins encoded by one window of Fervidobacterium sp.:
- the cas6 gene encoding CRISPR-associated endoribonuclease Cas6: MQLCVYIEFDKLKIPRNYNHILQAVLLRWLNDENYSRFLHDIGYKHEKRTYKLFSFSSLYGDFLSLKETNELIYSNSARFIISCVEDRFMEYLVENFIKQDNLIILNQKVCVARIEVWDDPVSDNLVVRTVSPVTMYSTFENENGKKFTKYYSPDDVRMEEKLVENMYRKYIAFYKQQPKGNITIKHVGVSAKKAVIKYKGTIIEGWKTDFLLTGEPELIKFALNCGLGSKNSQGFGCIVSKDRWKFLS, translated from the coding sequence TTGACAAATTGAAAATCCCAAGAAATTACAACCACATCTTACAGGCGGTTTTGCTTCGTTGGTTAAATGACGAGAATTATTCCAGGTTTCTTCATGATATTGGATACAAACACGAAAAAAGGACGTACAAGCTGTTTAGTTTTTCTTCGTTGTATGGAGACTTTCTATCTTTAAAAGAGACGAATGAACTTATTTATAGTAATTCCGCTCGATTCATAATAAGTTGTGTTGAAGACAGATTTATGGAGTACTTAGTAGAAAACTTTATAAAACAAGATAATTTAATTATACTAAATCAAAAAGTTTGTGTTGCCAGAATAGAAGTCTGGGATGATCCTGTAAGTGATAATTTAGTAGTCCGAACAGTCTCGCCTGTGACAATGTACTCAACTTTTGAAAATGAAAATGGTAAAAAGTTTACTAAATACTACTCTCCAGATGATGTGAGGATGGAAGAAAAGCTTGTGGAGAATATGTATAGAAAATACATTGCATTTTATAAACAACAGCCAAAGGGTAATATAACAATAAAGCATGTTGGAGTATCTGCTAAAAAAGCAGTAATAAAGTATAAAGGAACGATTATTGAAGGATGGAAAACGGACTTTTTGTTAACAGGAGAACCAGAACTAATAAAATTTGCCCTTAATTGTGGACTCGGGTCTAAAAACTCACAGGGATTTGGTTGTATAGTGAGTAAAGACAGATGGAAGTTTTTGAGTTGA